The following are from one region of the Vitis riparia cultivar Riparia Gloire de Montpellier isolate 1030 chromosome 9, EGFV_Vit.rip_1.0, whole genome shotgun sequence genome:
- the LOC117921844 gene encoding auxin response factor 18-like produces the protein MEQLQASTNQGVGQRIPLFSLPSKILCRVVHTRLLEEQETDEVYSQITLQPEADQTEPKSPDSCPDEAPKQSVHSFCKTLTASDTSPHGGFSVLRKHANECLFPLGMSQATPTQELVARDLHGYEWRFKHIFRGQPRRHLLTTGWSNFVTSKRLVAGDAFVFPRGDNEELRVGVCCLARQQSPMPISILNALALAIVIDMTSAFHLRSADMLMDTLASAALLLFVMKNAAFMEGVVALLQLAETLQLNLKAAIKEDADWYKRLMPTSEVIMGLVINRSLVKLIQQVVDEDGSVKDSASSVLKQSRVGSIIESLSAIPLNDELQQARALDNS, from the exons ATGGAACAATTACAAGCCTCTACGAATCAGGGGGTGGGTCAGAGGATTCCATTGTTCAGTCTTCCTTCAAAGATCCTTTGTCGTGTTGTTCACACCCGGTTACTGGAAGAACAAGAAACAGACGAAGTTTATTCACAGATCACTTTACAGCCAGAAGCAGATCAAACAGAGCCCAAGAGTCCTGATTCATGCCCTGATGAGGCTCCAAAACAATCCGTTCATTCATTTTGCAAGACTTTAACAGCCTCTGATACAAGCCCACATGGGGGGTTTTCTGTTCTCCGTAAGCATGCCAATGAATGCTTGTTCCCATTGGGTATGAGCCAAGCAACCCCAACTCAGGAATTAGTTGCTAGAGATCTACATGGATATGAGTGGCGATTTAAGCATATATTTAGAGGTCAACCCCGGAGACATTTGCTTACAACAGGATGGAGTAATTTTGTCACTTCAAAGAGGCTAGTTGCTGGGGATGCCTTTGTGTTTCCGAGAGGTGATAATGAAGAGTTGCGAGTTGGGGTTTGCTGTCTTGCTCGTCAACAGAGCCCCATGCCCATATCCATTT TAAACGCTCTTGCCCTAGCAATTGTAATAGACATGACAAGTGCCTTTCATCTGAGGTCTGCTGATATGTTAATGGATACACTGGCATCAGCTGCTCTACTACTGTTTGTGATGAAGAATGCAGCCTTCATGGAGGG GGTGGTGGCTCTGCTACAGCTTGCAGAAACTTTGCAGCTTAATCTCAAAGCTGCCATCAAGGAAGATGCAGATTGGTACAAACGTCTCATGCCTACTTCAGAAGTGATAATGGGGTTGGTTATAAATAGATCATTGGTTAAATTGATACAGCAAGTAGTAGATGAAGATGGCTCTGTTAAAGATTCTGCGAGCTCTGTACTGAAGCAATCAC GTGTGGGAAGCATTATAGAGTCACTCTCTGCTATTCCATTAAATGATGAGTTGCAACAGGCAAGGGCGCTTGATAATTCGTGA